The Aeromonas veronii genome includes the window GCCGCCGTGGCGGGCAGACGCAAGGGCTCTGGCAGCTTATCTTCTTCGCTTGTGCCGTTGAAGCGCCCAGGCGAGGGGATGTGATGGGGATCCGCATCAGAGGTGCGTCCCCGCCTGTTCATGGCGTGAAACCATAAAAAACGCGCCGATGGGCGCGTTTTTGCGAGGGCAGCACATTGGCTACTCGTCGAAGATCCCGAAGTGATCCTTGGCGAAGTTGACCCGCTGATCCACCGTCATCTTGACCTGACCCAGCTTCTCGATGGTCTTGAGGTTGGGCACCAGGCCGCGGCCGTTGGCGATCTGGATGGCAAGGCCGGGACGGGCGTTGAGCTCCAGCAGCATGGGGCCGCGGAACTTGTCGAGCACCATGTCGGTGCCGATGTAGCCAAGGCCCGACATCTCGTAGCAGGAGGCGGCCAGTGTCAGCAGGGTATCCCAGTGGGGCACCTTGAGATCGTAGAGATCGAGGCCGGTGTCCGGGTGGTGACGCAGGGGGCTGCCAAACTGCACCGCCCGCAAGGCACGGCCGGTACGCAGGCACAGACCCACCCCCACGGCGCCCTGGTGCAGGTTCGCCTTGCCGTCGGAGGCCGAGGTGGAGAGGCGCATCATGGCCATCACCGGGAAACCCTTGAAAATGATCACCCGGGCATCGGGTACCCCTTCAAACGAGTAGCCGTCGAACACGTCATCGAAGTTGATGAGGCCTTCCACCAGCGCCACGTCGGGCTTGCCGCCCAGCGAATAGAGCCCTGCCAGGATGTTGGAAACATGACGCTCCAGATCCTGGCCATTGCTGGCGCTGCCGTTTGGCTTGTAGAAGAGGCCGTCTTCCTGGCGCAGGATCACCAGGATCCCCTTGCCCCCCGAGCCGCGGGCCGGCTTGATGCAGAAGCCCGGCCACTCCTTGACCAGCGCGGTGATCCGGCCCACATCGTGCTGCTCGCGGATGGTGCCGATGAGCTCGGGCACCGTCACTCCCGCATCCAGCGCGATGCGCTTGGTCTTGAGCTTGTCATCCACCAGCGGATAGAGGCTGCGCGGGTTGTAGCGGCTGATGTAGGAGTGGTTGCGCTTGTTCATGCCGAGGATGCCTGCCTGGGACAGGCTCCACGGACTGGTGTATTTCTGCCAGAACCACATCTGTTACTTGTCCTTACCCGGGGTACCGCCGGACTTCATCTCGTCGACCAGCGGCTTGAAGCGCTTGAGCTCGCTCAGCTTGTAGCCGGTGTAGTTACCCATCAGCAACACGGTCGCCATCAGCACCAACTGCAGGCCGAGGAAGTTGAAGGTCAGGTGACGAATGAGCTCGTTATCCATGGCCAGGTAGGCGATGACCGCTACCAGCAGGGAGCCGCCACCCTGGCGTACCACCTCTTTCGGACCCTCTTCTTCCCACAGGATGGACATCCGTTCGATGGTCCAGGAGAGGATGATCATCGGGAAGAAGGTGATCTTCATGCCGTCGGTCAGCCCCAGCTTGAAGGCCAGCGCGGAGAAGATGCCGATCATCGAGATCACCATGATGATGATCGCCGATATTCGGGCCACCAATAGCAGGTTCAACCTTGAGAGGTAGGATCGGATGATGAGGCCGGTGCCGACGATGAGCAGGAAGCCCACCAGACCCGTGATGAGGGAGGTCTGGATGAAGGCCACCGCGATCAGCACCGGCATGAAGGTGCCCGAGGTCTTGATACCCACGATGACCCGCAGGAACACCACCATCAGCACGCCGATGGGGATCAGCAGCAGCCCCTTGAACAGGGCTTGCTCTTCCAGCGGCAGGCTGTGGATGGAGAAGTTCATCATTTCGGATTTTTCAAACTTCTGCGCCAGCGCCACGTTCACCGGCTGCTCCTGCTCGATCATCGAGAAGGTTACGCGGGAGTTGTGACCGCCGGTCACGTCCAGCAGGGCGCCGGAGTTGTATTCCCACAGCAGCAGGTTGGCCGGATGGCCCTGCTCGCCGGTTTGCGGGTTGAACAGCTTGTAGTCGGTCGGGCTGTTGAATACCTGCAGGTAGTCCACCAGCTCCTGACGGCGACGGCCATCTTCCAGATTCAGCGCATGAACCACCCGGGCCGGGACATCGGCGTTGTTGAGCAGCTCGGCGATGAGATTGGCGCGGGTCTTGTGGGATTTCAGCAGCTCGGCATTCTGCTCCTGCTTCTCGATCTCCTTGATGATCTCGCGGGTCAGGGTGTAACCGTCGGCAGAACGCTCCTGCGCCCGTTCCAGGATCTGCTTCATCGCGGTGGCATAAGGCTCACTCTCGATCTGCTTCTCGATGGCAGGGGGCTGGGGATTGGCGGCCGGCTTGGCATGGGCGTCCGCCATCATGTCGACCCGGTAGTAGAGCTCCTGACGGCCGGAGGCGGTGCGGATGGACCACTCGGCGCGGGCGTCTCCGTCCTTCTCGACGAACGACAGACCGTAGCCCGGGCTCGCGGCGTTTTCGTTCATCAGGGTGAAGCCGGGCTGGGTGCCCGGGATGGCGAGGGAGGCGATGACCGGCTCGCCGGTGGCCTCGAACTCCAGCTTGGCTTCGATGGACCAGATCTGACGTTTTTCACCGGGCGTCAGCGGGACATCCAACGCGGCATGGTGATAGATAGTCATACCCAGGCCGACAATGTACAGCAGGGCAACCAGCAGATAGAACGGCTTGCGGGAGACCATGGATTATTTCACATCCTTGAGCTTGGGTTTGGGTTGGATATATTCGCGGGCCACATCGACCACGGCGATGTCTTTGAGGAATTCACGGCCCAGCAGCACGGGGAAAGTCATGTCGCTGCGATCTTTCAGGGTAAATTCGGCCTTCTCGGTCATGTCGCCGATGCGCACGGCGAGGCGCACCACGGGACGACGATCGAGGTCGTCGGCGGAGGCCTGACGCACCCGGACGTGACGCACCAGCGGCGCTTCAATCTGGATCTTGTCATCCATCTCCTGGTGGCTCAGGAAGAAGCGCACCCAGTTCTTGCCGTTGCGCTCGAAGATGGTGATCTCCTGGGCGCTGATGGAGGAGGTGGTGGCGCCGGTATCGACCCGCGCCTGGAAGGCGTCGTTGGCCGCATCGACCCAGATCCACTCCGCTTCACCCACCAGCAGCTTGCCATCGACGGTGTGACCCTGGCTCGGGGCCGGGCACTTCTCGGTCGGGATGGGCATGGCCTTGGGCGGCTCTGGCGGCAATGTCGCCAGTTTGCTGTCGACTTTATTCACGGACTCTTTCATGTTGGTGACATCGGTGTTGAGCTGAACCAGCAGGTGCTGCTGCTGCACATACTGTTTCTGTTGCTGTTCCATGGCGGTTTGCAGGCGCTGTTCGCTGAGGCTTATCTCGGTGCGAAGCTCTGCCAGCGTCAGGGTCGGAACCGGCGGTGCTTTCTCCATACTGACACACCCGCCAAGGCTGAGCAGGGAGAGCAGGGTCATTCCTTTTAATTTGCTTTTCATGTCATTCATTTAACTGTGCTTCCTGGAATTGGGTCAGTGTAACTTCCACAGGCGCCATCGGCTAGTCTTTGGCCTTTCTGGCAATCAGTACGGCACGTTTGGGTGCCGGATATCCTTCTACCGTGAGCGCAGGATCGGCGGGATCCAGGTAGTCGCTCAGGGATTCATTGATCATCCAGTCGGTACGACGCTGTTCGTCGGTGCTGGTCATATTCTCGTCCACGATCCGCACATCCTTGAATCCACAGCGCTCGACCCAGAGTTTGAGGGCCGCGCTCGAGGGGATGAACCAGACATTGCGCATCTTGCCGTAGCGATCGGTCGGCACCAGGACGTCATTGACGCCGCCGTCGATCACCAGGGTCTCCAGCACCAGCTCACCATCATCCTTCAACTGGTTGCGCAGCTGCTCGATGTGCTCGATGGGGGACTTGCGGTGATAGAGCACGCCCATGGAGAAGACGGTGTCGAACGCCCGCAGCTCCGGCAGCTCCTGGATGCCGAGCGGCAGCAGGTGGGCGCGCTGATCCCCCCCCGTGAAGTGGCGGATGGCCTCGAACTGGCACAGGAACAGGGGGCTGGGATCGATGCCGACCGCGAGTCTGGCGCCTTCGCCGACCATGCGCCACAGGTGATAACCACTGCCACAGCCCACGTCAAGCACATAACGCCCTGCCAACGGGCTGATATGTGGCAGTACCCGCTGCCATTTCCAGTCGGATCGCCATTCGGTATCGATGTGGATGCCGTGGACATGGAAGGGCCCCTTGCGCCAGGGCATGAATTGGCGCAGCAGGCTCTCGGTCTTCTTGCGCTCCCCCTCGCTCAGGCTGTGCTCATCCCCGATCTCGACCCTGTCACGCAGTTCGATGTGGCCGGGGGCGATGGCGGGCAACTTGTTGAGGGCACGATTCCAGCGCGGCAGATCCCCGTGCAGGTTGTCGTGCTGCCAGGCGTGCAACTGGGCGGGCAGGGTGTGCAGCCAGTGGCTCAGCCGGTTCTTGGCAATGAGTTGATAAAAATTGGCAAAGTCGATCATGGCTTAGTTGGCGTCGCTGGCTTTGATGGCAATCATGGAACCGAAGTTGAAGCACTGGAACCAGAGATCCTGATGGGCGAAACCGGCCTCGTGCAGGCGGGCCTGATGAATGGCCAGGGTATCGGTGCGCATCACGTTTTCGAGGGCGGTGCGCTTCTGGCTTATCTCCAGCTCGCTGTAGCCGTTGGCTCGCTTGAAGTCGAGATGCAGGTCGATGAGCAACGCATTGACCTGGGCATCCTCGAAGCGGAATTTCTCGCTCAGGATCAGGATGCCGCCGGGACGCAGACCGTCATGAATGCGCTGGATAAGCGCGGCCCGTTTCTCGGGGTCGACGAACTGCAGGGTAAAGTTGAGCACCACCACGGAGGCATTCTCGATGGCGATGTCGCAGATATCCGCCTCGATGAGCGTCACCGGCACCTCGGATTTGAAACCGGAGAGGTGGGCGCGGGCCCGCTCTATCATGGGGTGGGAGAGATCGACGGCGGTGATGGTGCAACCGGACTGGGTCAGGTTGCGGCGCATGGCCTGGGTGGCGGCCCCGAGGGAGCAGCCGAGATCGTAGAGGCGGCTGTCTGGCTGGGCGTAGCGGGCTGCCATCATGCCGATGGCGGAGATGATGTTGCTGTAGCCCGGTACCGAGCGCTGGATCATGTCGGGGAAGACATCGACGACCTGCTCGTCAAAACAAAAATCCCCCAGGCGGGCGATGGGGGCGGCAAAAATCTGATCGTGCATGTTGGCGCAACCTGACAGTCGGGACAGAACCCGGCTGTGTTATTCAATGGGGTGTTGGCGCGACGCTCCGGCGTCATCACCGGTTGACGGACGGGGTAGCGGCCTTGGGATCCCTGGCGCCGCTTCCGTTCGCAACGGGCCATCATCCTGGCCCTTCGTGAGACCAGACCGATTGTTGCACACTGTTGCAAGAAACGGAGGGCTGGCCCTGTTGTATGGGGCGCTAGTGTAGTGGATTGACTGGCGTTTGTCTTGACGGCGCACCCCTTGGCGCCACAAAAAATCGGCTTTTTTTACCCCTGTGGGTGGGGAATGAAGGGATGCATTAGAAGTGGAGTTCCCCCTGGCGGGCGCGATCGTTTTCCCCCGGCCAGGGCGCCATCTCCTGACCGAGCAACTGGCTGATCTGGCGAGCCAGTACCGGTGCCTCGGCATTGTCGGCGGTATGGATGAAGAGGTAGAGATCCTTGCCCTCTGCCAGCCACTGTTGCCAGCGGGGCAGCCAGGGTGGCAGGAAAGGGTGATTGGCCGCCGGATCCGGCAGGCCTATCAGGCGCACCACGGGCGCCTGGGCGGTGGCGAGCAGGTGCACAGGGAGTCTCGGCTTCTTGCCCTGGGCATCCACCATGGC containing:
- a CDS encoding inactive transglutaminase family protein; protein product: MVSRKPFYLLVALLYIVGLGMTIYHHAALDVPLTPGEKRQIWSIEAKLEFEATGEPVIASLAIPGTQPGFTLMNENAASPGYGLSFVEKDGDARAEWSIRTASGRQELYYRVDMMADAHAKPAANPQPPAIEKQIESEPYATAMKQILERAQERSADGYTLTREIIKEIEKQEQNAELLKSHKTRANLIAELLNNADVPARVVHALNLEDGRRRQELVDYLQVFNSPTDYKLFNPQTGEQGHPANLLLWEYNSGALLDVTGGHNSRVTFSMIEQEQPVNVALAQKFEKSEMMNFSIHSLPLEEQALFKGLLLIPIGVLMVVFLRVIVGIKTSGTFMPVLIAVAFIQTSLITGLVGFLLIVGTGLIIRSYLSRLNLLLVARISAIIIMVISMIGIFSALAFKLGLTDGMKITFFPMIILSWTIERMSILWEEEGPKEVVRQGGGSLLVAVIAYLAMDNELIRHLTFNFLGLQLVLMATVLLMGNYTGYKLSELKRFKPLVDEMKSGGTPGKDK
- a CDS encoding ATP-dependent zinc protease family protein; this encodes MTLLSLLSLGGCVSMEKAPPVPTLTLAELRTEISLSEQRLQTAMEQQQKQYVQQQHLLVQLNTDVTNMKESVNKVDSKLATLPPEPPKAMPIPTEKCPAPSQGHTVDGKLLVGEAEWIWVDAANDAFQARVDTGATTSSISAQEITIFERNGKNWVRFFLSHQEMDDKIQIEAPLVRHVRVRQASADDLDRRPVVRLAVRIGDMTEKAEFTLKDRSDMTFPVLLGREFLKDIAVVDVAREYIQPKPKLKDVK
- a CDS encoding alpha-L-glutamate ligase-like protein, translated to MWFWQKYTSPWSLSQAGILGMNKRNHSYISRYNPRSLYPLVDDKLKTKRIALDAGVTVPELIGTIREQHDVGRITALVKEWPGFCIKPARGSGGKGILVILRQEDGLFYKPNGSASNGQDLERHVSNILAGLYSLGGKPDVALVEGLINFDDVFDGYSFEGVPDARVIIFKGFPVMAMMRLSTSASDGKANLHQGAVGVGLCLRTGRALRAVQFGSPLRHHPDTGLDLYDLKVPHWDTLLTLAASCYEMSGLGYIGTDMVLDKFRGPMLLELNARPGLAIQIANGRGLVPNLKTIEKLGQVKMTVDQRVNFAKDHFGIFDE
- the cmoA gene encoding carboxy-S-adenosyl-L-methionine synthase CmoA is translated as MHDQIFAAPIARLGDFCFDEQVVDVFPDMIQRSVPGYSNIISAIGMMAARYAQPDSRLYDLGCSLGAATQAMRRNLTQSGCTITAVDLSHPMIERARAHLSGFKSEVPVTLIEADICDIAIENASVVVLNFTLQFVDPEKRAALIQRIHDGLRPGGILILSEKFRFEDAQVNALLIDLHLDFKRANGYSELEISQKRTALENVMRTDTLAIHQARLHEAGFAHQDLWFQCFNFGSMIAIKASDAN
- the cmoB gene encoding tRNA 5-methoxyuridine(34)/uridine 5-oxyacetic acid(34) synthase CmoB, with amino-acid sequence MIDFANFYQLIAKNRLSHWLHTLPAQLHAWQHDNLHGDLPRWNRALNKLPAIAPGHIELRDRVEIGDEHSLSEGERKKTESLLRQFMPWRKGPFHVHGIHIDTEWRSDWKWQRVLPHISPLAGRYVLDVGCGSGYHLWRMVGEGARLAVGIDPSPLFLCQFEAIRHFTGGDQRAHLLPLGIQELPELRAFDTVFSMGVLYHRKSPIEHIEQLRNQLKDDGELVLETLVIDGGVNDVLVPTDRYGKMRNVWFIPSSAALKLWVERCGFKDVRIVDENMTSTDEQRRTDWMINESLSDYLDPADPALTVEGYPAPKRAVLIARKAKD